In a genomic window of Nodosilinea sp. E11:
- a CDS encoding efflux RND transporter periplasmic adaptor subunit, with amino-acid sequence MQNIESSDPLPPAAVPTVNQDTIHYSEATAGREPRRRWSGVLLGLGAGVLLTLVGTQLLGGRETAPSDTTEAPPAVATQTVTVAAVTPATVADTLAINGSVQATDLLTIAPQASGLQIRQILVREGDAVSAGQAIATLDDATLQADLRQAQAQLSVSQAQVTQRRAALAQAQASLTEAQATLARNQTLADRGAISQQELGSLRTQTVTAQESISLSRAEVESAEAGVRSQQAVIDRLQTQLTQTTVRAPVSGTVAERLATVGDVSATGSPIVTLIQNNQLKLAAEVPQAQLDRVAIGAPVTITSNADGRLQLQGTVQSIDPVVDAATRVATVNVSLPPSDLLRPGIFLRGEITTSSRQGLTIPATALQPQPDGNTQVFVLGEGNVVTARTVDLGNRIAASGDQAARVEILQGLQSGEQVVTSGVGFLQDGDVVTVVE; translated from the coding sequence GTGCAAAATATCGAGTCCTCTGACCCCTTACCACCAGCGGCTGTTCCAACCGTTAATCAAGATACGATCCACTATAGCGAGGCTACCGCTGGGCGTGAGCCTCGCCGCCGCTGGTCGGGGGTGCTGCTGGGCCTAGGGGCTGGGGTGCTGCTCACCCTGGTAGGCACCCAGCTTTTGGGTGGGCGAGAGACTGCCCCATCCGACACAACCGAAGCGCCTCCCGCCGTAGCGACCCAGACGGTAACGGTGGCCGCTGTCACCCCAGCGACCGTGGCCGATACCCTGGCCATTAACGGCAGCGTGCAGGCAACGGATTTGCTGACGATCGCCCCTCAGGCCAGCGGCTTACAGATTCGCCAGATTTTGGTGCGCGAGGGCGATGCGGTGAGTGCCGGCCAGGCGATCGCCACCCTAGACGACGCCACCCTCCAGGCCGACCTGCGCCAGGCCCAGGCTCAGCTGTCGGTTTCCCAGGCCCAGGTGACTCAGCGGCGGGCGGCGCTGGCCCAGGCTCAGGCCAGTTTAACGGAAGCCCAGGCCACCCTGGCCCGCAACCAAACCCTGGCCGATCGCGGTGCAATTAGCCAGCAGGAACTGGGTAGCCTGCGCACCCAGACCGTCACCGCCCAGGAGTCGATCAGTCTGTCGCGGGCGGAGGTGGAGAGTGCCGAAGCGGGGGTGCGATCGCAGCAGGCCGTCATCGACCGCCTGCAAACCCAGCTCACCCAGACCACCGTGCGCGCGCCTGTCTCGGGCACCGTGGCCGAGCGACTGGCCACCGTCGGCGATGTTTCAGCCACGGGCAGCCCCATTGTCACGCTGATTCAAAACAACCAGCTGAAGCTAGCTGCCGAAGTCCCCCAAGCCCAGCTCGACCGGGTGGCGATCGGTGCCCCGGTCACCATTACCTCCAACGCCGATGGCCGCCTACAGCTCCAGGGCACGGTGCAGTCGATTGACCCAGTCGTGGATGCAGCAACACGGGTGGCGACGGTGAATGTGTCGCTGCCCCCCAGTGACCTGCTGCGACCCGGCATTTTTCTGCGTGGCGAGATCACCACCAGCTCCCGCCAGGGGCTGACGATTCCGGCGACGGCGCTGCAACCCCAGCCCGACGGCAATACCCAAGTGTTTGTGCTGGGTGAGGGCAACGTGGTGACTGCCCGCACGGTAGATCTAGGCAACCGGATTGCCGCCAGCGGCGACCAGGCCGCCCGGGTCGAAATCCTCCAGGGGCTGCAATCGGGGGAACAGGTGGTTACCTCCGGCGTCGGGTTCTTACAAGACGGCGATGTGGTAACGGTGGTGGAGTGA
- a CDS encoding efflux RND transporter permease subunit, with translation MNLSGWSIRRPIPVIVLFLVLTLGGLVAFGQLGIDENPNIEFPAITVTVTQTGAGPEELENQVTRKIEDAVAGLGDIDEIRSTVRDGSSNTVISFILGTDVDRATNDVRDAVTRIRQDLPGSIQEPVIRRLEFGGGVVMTYAVNSASRSVEELSDLVDRTISQEVLTVEGVARVDRVGGVDPEIRVDLDPEQLDALGITATQVNDQIRALNINLPSGRATLGGQEQSFRTLGSAPTVEAFQAARIALPNGTTVPLTSLGTVESGFREARQSAHLGNQPVVAFQIYRSTGSILVSVEEGVQAAVARLNETLPEDVTIELIFTRATEIRDSYQASIDALILGCVLAVVVVGVFLRDWRATLVTATALPLSIIPTFLVLGWFDYTLNSMTLLALTLAVGNLVDDAIVEIENVERHMAMGKRPFQAALDSTAEVGLAVVTTTATIVAVFLPVAFMGGIPGQFFQPFGLTVVTATVFSTIVARLVTPMMAAYLLKGKPAGEYGEFNSHSEFNGNGRAPRRGPYRRLLGWALRHRGVTVALALVFFVGSLRLVPYIPTNLFDASDAGLSTLSVELPPGAPLSDTRRVTTQLTEGLLANPAVASVLTTEGGDDGVNQATVYARLLPRGDRDLSQGQFEQAIRPLFAEVPGARISFQSRGAGGESKDLSVVLKSDDPLALREVSDSLTREMRNIPGLVDVSSSASLVRPEVQIVPDMDRAADLGVTVQAIAGTASLATLGDTDANLADFNLGDRQIPIRVQIDPAFRDDPELLQTLRVPSQNGGLVPLAAVADVRFGSGPAQINRFDRSRQVTVGGNLAGITLGQGLALVDELPTMQNLPASVTQQPAGDAEIMRDIFSRFALALATAVLMIFAVLVLLYNSFIYPVAVMAALPLSVGGALLALLITQKPLGLFALIGIVLLMGLVTKNAILLVDYALIALKEGKTRKTAVMEAGVTRLRPILMTSISTMAGMVPIALELGAGGETRSPMAIAVIGGFTTSTLLTLVVVPVLFTYIEQLNGAIAKLFARFRGHDGGPTPPSASETSPKEYTLSK, from the coding sequence ATGAACCTCTCCGGCTGGTCAATTCGTCGCCCGATTCCTGTGATCGTCCTCTTCCTGGTGCTCACCCTGGGGGGCTTAGTCGCCTTTGGGCAGTTGGGCATTGATGAGAACCCCAACATCGAGTTTCCGGCGATTACCGTCACCGTCACCCAGACCGGGGCGGGACCAGAGGAATTAGAAAACCAGGTAACCCGAAAAATCGAGGATGCGGTGGCGGGTTTGGGCGACATCGACGAAATCCGCTCCACCGTAAGAGATGGCTCTTCAAATACGGTGATTTCTTTTATTCTGGGCACCGATGTCGATCGCGCCACCAACGACGTGCGCGATGCGGTCACCCGAATTCGTCAAGATCTGCCCGGCAGCATTCAGGAGCCGGTGATTCGGCGGCTGGAGTTTGGCGGCGGCGTGGTCATGACCTACGCAGTCAATTCTGCGTCGCGATCGGTGGAAGAACTCAGCGACCTGGTCGATCGCACCATCAGCCAGGAGGTGCTCACCGTGGAGGGGGTGGCGCGAGTGGATCGGGTCGGTGGCGTAGATCCCGAAATTCGCGTGGACCTGGACCCCGAACAGCTCGACGCCCTAGGCATCACCGCCACCCAGGTGAACGACCAAATTCGCGCTTTGAACATTAACCTGCCCAGCGGGCGGGCCACCCTGGGCGGCCAAGAGCAGAGCTTTCGCACCCTGGGCAGCGCCCCCACGGTCGAAGCCTTTCAGGCGGCCCGTATTGCGCTGCCCAACGGCACCACGGTGCCCCTAACTAGCCTGGGCACGGTCGAGAGCGGCTTTCGGGAAGCGCGGCAGTCGGCCCATCTGGGCAACCAGCCGGTGGTGGCCTTTCAGATCTACCGCAGCACCGGCAGCATTCTTGTGTCGGTGGAGGAGGGGGTGCAGGCGGCGGTAGCGCGGCTGAATGAGACCCTGCCGGAGGATGTGACTATCGAGCTGATCTTCACCCGCGCTACGGAAATTCGCGACTCGTACCAGGCTTCGATTGACGCGCTGATCTTGGGCTGCGTGCTGGCGGTGGTGGTGGTGGGCGTGTTTTTGCGCGACTGGCGGGCCACCCTGGTGACCGCGACGGCGCTGCCTCTGTCGATTATCCCTACGTTTCTGGTGCTGGGCTGGTTTGACTACACCCTCAACAGCATGACCCTGCTGGCTCTGACTCTGGCGGTGGGAAATTTGGTCGACGATGCGATCGTCGAAATTGAGAATGTGGAGCGCCACATGGCCATGGGCAAACGCCCTTTTCAGGCGGCCCTCGACTCCACCGCTGAGGTGGGCCTGGCGGTGGTGACCACCACGGCGACCATTGTGGCGGTGTTTTTGCCGGTGGCCTTTATGGGAGGCATTCCGGGGCAGTTCTTTCAGCCCTTTGGCTTGACGGTGGTGACGGCGACGGTATTTTCGACCATTGTGGCCCGGCTAGTGACGCCAATGATGGCGGCCTATCTGCTCAAGGGCAAGCCAGCGGGAGAGTACGGCGAGTTTAACAGTCACAGCGAGTTTAACGGCAATGGCAGAGCACCGCGCCGTGGCCCCTACCGCCGCCTGCTGGGCTGGGCGCTGCGACACCGGGGGGTGACCGTGGCCCTGGCCCTGGTGTTTTTTGTCGGCAGTCTGCGGCTGGTGCCCTACATTCCCACCAACCTGTTTGATGCCAGCGATGCCGGACTCTCGACCCTCTCGGTAGAACTGCCCCCCGGTGCCCCCCTGAGCGACACTCGCCGGGTGACTACCCAACTCACCGAGGGGCTGCTGGCCAATCCAGCGGTAGCGTCGGTGCTTACCACCGAAGGGGGCGACGACGGCGTCAACCAGGCCACGGTCTATGCGCGGCTGCTGCCCAGGGGCGATCGCGACCTCTCCCAGGGCCAGTTTGAGCAGGCGATTCGCCCCCTGTTTGCCGAAGTGCCCGGGGCTCGGATTAGCTTCCAGAGTCGGGGAGCCGGGGGTGAGAGCAAAGACCTGAGCGTGGTGCTCAAGAGCGACGACCCCCTCGCCCTACGGGAGGTGTCAGACTCGCTAACGCGGGAAATGCGCAACATTCCTGGCTTGGTGGATGTCAGCTCTAGCGCTAGCCTGGTACGGCCCGAGGTGCAGATTGTGCCCGATATGGATCGGGCGGCGGATCTGGGGGTGACGGTGCAGGCGATCGCAGGCACTGCCTCGCTAGCTACCCTGGGCGACACCGACGCTAACCTGGCCGACTTTAATCTGGGCGATCGCCAAATTCCCATTCGCGTGCAGATCGACCCCGCCTTTCGCGACGATCCTGAGCTGCTGCAAACCCTGCGGGTGCCCAGCCAGAACGGCGGTCTGGTGCCCCTAGCCGCCGTGGCCGACGTGCGCTTTGGCAGTGGTCCGGCCCAGATCAACCGCTTTGATCGCTCGCGCCAGGTGACCGTAGGCGGCAACCTGGCGGGCATTACCCTAGGCCAGGGGCTGGCGTTGGTAGACGAACTGCCCACCATGCAAAACCTGCCAGCCAGCGTTACCCAGCAGCCCGCCGGCGACGCCGAAATCATGCGCGATATCTTTAGCCGCTTTGCTTTGGCCCTGGCCACGGCGGTGCTGATGATTTTTGCGGTGCTGGTGCTGCTGTACAACAGCTTTATCTACCCGGTGGCGGTGATGGCGGCGCTGCCTCTGTCGGTGGGTGGGGCGCTGCTGGCCCTGCTGATTACCCAAAAGCCCCTGGGCCTGTTTGCCCTGATCGGCATTGTGCTGCTGATGGGTCTGGTGACCAAAAACGCGATTCTACTGGTGGATTATGCCCTGATCGCCTTGAAAGAGGGCAAGACCCGCAAGACAGCGGTGATGGAAGCGGGGGTAACTCGCCTGCGGCCCATTCTGATGACCTCGATCTCGACGATGGCGGGCATGGTGCCCATTGCCTTGGAGCTGGGAGCCGGGGGCGAGACGCGAAGCCCAATGGCGATCGCAGTGATCGGTGGCTTTACCACCTCGACGCTGTTGACCCTGGTGGTGGTGCCGGTGCTGTTTACCTACATTGAGCAGCTGAATGGTGCGATCGCTAAGCTGTTTGCCCGCTTCCGTGGCCACGACGGCGGCCCCACCCCACCCTCTGCATCAGAAACTTCGCCGAAGGAATATACCTTGAGCAAATAG
- a CDS encoding SH3 domain-containing protein: MLVAGVGLAPSALAQGSRVVVQGLEENQGLIRQCRQINQTAQVFDNTSLGPVTNRLGTLPAGTRVSLTGVVVQGRAQIFLPSNFNGLSSSQPVGWVSAGFLTGCGGSPPPTARACFRANLPLSVRTAPSTNAGILANYTVGDTVYASTNPPTRQTPGNGHTWLQVRIFDGSVGWVTETSANGQIEDITAIRCP, from the coding sequence GTGCTAGTTGCAGGAGTTGGGTTAGCCCCGAGCGCCTTGGCCCAGGGGTCTAGGGTCGTCGTTCAAGGGTTAGAAGAAAACCAGGGCCTAATTCGTCAGTGCCGACAGATAAACCAAACTGCCCAAGTATTTGACAATACTAGCTTGGGGCCCGTGACCAATCGCCTGGGCACCCTACCGGCGGGCACTCGGGTCAGCCTGACTGGGGTGGTGGTGCAGGGGCGGGCGCAAATTTTTCTGCCCAGCAACTTTAACGGGCTGTCGTCGTCCCAGCCTGTGGGGTGGGTCAGCGCTGGATTTTTGACCGGCTGTGGCGGTAGCCCACCGCCCACCGCTAGGGCCTGCTTTAGAGCTAACTTACCCCTCTCGGTGAGAACTGCCCCCTCCACCAACGCGGGCATTCTCGCCAACTACACCGTGGGGGACACCGTTTACGCCTCAACTAACCCACCGACTCGGCAAACCCCAGGCAATGGCCACACCTGGCTACAGGTCAGAATTTTCGACGGCAGCGTTGGCTGGGTCACTGAAACTAGCGCTAACGGGCAGATCGAAGATATCACCGCTATCCGCTGCCCGTAG
- a CDS encoding SH3 domain-containing protein, whose product MVGLLPSVAIAPALALQPPQLLAQAQLYGTLIPNDLNVRDGAGTDRPVLYVLHRDTVVRITGQYGDGADSWYRIVPMTSGYPQQEGRVSGVYLI is encoded by the coding sequence ATGGTGGGATTGCTGCCCAGTGTGGCGATCGCCCCTGCCCTAGCCCTGCAACCACCCCAACTGCTGGCCCAAGCGCAGCTCTACGGCACCTTAATTCCCAACGATCTCAACGTGAGAGATGGGGCGGGCACCGATCGTCCGGTGCTCTACGTGCTTCACCGCGATACCGTTGTCCGTATCACCGGTCAGTATGGTGATGGAGCCGACAGTTGGTATCGGATTGTCCCGATGACCAGTGGCTATCCCCAGCAGGAAGGCCGGGTTTCTGGGGTTTATTTAATTTAA
- a CDS encoding AAA-like domain-containing protein: MADFSCLPLVQRALQRSLTQLERLVVRGAWQGQRYGQMAQASGYGEEDLKQVGAQLWAELSDKLGTAVTQKNLRMLLGHTVAPASTKVLPLFTARPSVALVRTNANTEPGRVTTWPPGRVDFPSGPLPLTSRFYINRPPVEEAALAEITHAGCLLYIKAPRRYGKTSLLQRVIAYGEALGYRPCQIDLQEADATVFNNLDALVRWFCRRMVRTLGSEVEVNDHWDLTMGSKVNAGLCLQSILAQSDRPLLLTINALEQGFADPAIARDFLSMLQLWYERSKGDTLWQRLRLVLVYSTDYYRALNLETAPLTVGLSLRLPSFTLNQFLALGRCYELPIIDSDRHRPALENLYRLIAGHPYLASLSFYALAEGQQLPNLSALVNGIFRSHLQELWVQLRQNPAALAAWRRVMDGTGVPLNAIDTLQLDNLGLIRTEAGLTYPICELYRGFFAAQVNRPSAEVIADFTSAFCPRCKI, encoded by the coding sequence ATGGCCGATTTTTCCTGCCTGCCGTTAGTTCAACGGGCTCTACAACGATCGCTAACTCAGCTAGAGCGGCTGGTTGTGCGAGGGGCTTGGCAAGGCCAACGCTACGGGCAGATGGCTCAAGCATCGGGCTATGGCGAAGAAGACCTCAAACAAGTGGGGGCTCAGTTGTGGGCAGAGCTCTCTGACAAGCTGGGCACAGCTGTCACTCAAAAAAATCTGCGGATGCTGTTAGGCCACACTGTCGCACCAGCATCGACCAAGGTTTTGCCGTTATTCACCGCCCGCCCGTCGGTAGCTTTGGTGCGGACTAACGCCAACACCGAGCCTGGTCGAGTCACGACTTGGCCACCCGGCAGGGTTGACTTTCCATCGGGGCCATTGCCGCTGACATCGCGGTTTTACATTAACCGCCCTCCTGTAGAAGAGGCGGCTCTGGCCGAAATTACCCACGCGGGCTGTCTGCTCTACATTAAAGCGCCCCGCCGGTATGGCAAAACGTCGCTACTGCAACGGGTGATCGCCTACGGGGAAGCCCTGGGCTACCGCCCCTGCCAGATCGATTTGCAGGAGGCCGACGCCACTGTTTTCAACAACCTCGATGCCCTAGTACGCTGGTTTTGCCGCCGCATGGTGCGTACCCTGGGATCTGAGGTCGAGGTCAATGACCACTGGGATCTAACAATGGGCAGCAAGGTGAATGCGGGCCTCTGTTTGCAGAGCATTTTGGCCCAGAGCGATCGCCCCCTGCTGCTGACCATCAATGCCCTAGAGCAGGGGTTTGCTGACCCAGCGATCGCCCGCGACTTTCTCTCAATGCTGCAGCTGTGGTACGAGCGCTCCAAAGGCGACACCCTGTGGCAACGGCTGCGGCTGGTGCTGGTCTACAGCACCGATTACTATAGGGCGCTAAACCTGGAGACAGCGCCCTTGACGGTAGGCCTTTCGCTACGACTGCCCTCGTTTACGCTGAATCAGTTTTTGGCCCTGGGGCGCTGCTACGAACTGCCAATCATCGATAGCGATCGCCACCGACCCGCCCTAGAAAACCTCTATCGGCTGATTGCCGGACACCCCTACCTAGCCAGTTTGAGCTTTTACGCCCTGGCCGAGGGGCAGCAGTTGCCCAACCTATCTGCCCTAGTCAACGGTATCTTTCGATCGCATCTGCAAGAGCTGTGGGTGCAGCTGCGGCAAAACCCAGCTGCCCTGGCGGCCTGGCGGCGAGTGATGGATGGCACAGGGGTACCCCTAAATGCGATCGACACCTTACAGCTAGACAACCTAGGACTCATTCGCACCGAAGCAGGCCTGACCTACCCTATCTGTGAGCTGTATCGGGGCTTTTTTGCCGCCCAGGTGAACCGGCCATCGGCGGAGGTCATCGCTGACTTTACCAGCGCGTTTTGTCCCCGGTGCAAGATTTAG
- a CDS encoding UPF0175 family protein: protein MSTETITLEVSQDMLAALKMGATDLGKRIRLLAAIAFFQEKQLSLGKAAELAGLNRLTFMDLLTQRGIVVFDYDESALATELTSIAGLVDRD, encoded by the coding sequence ATGAGTACAGAAACAATTACTCTTGAAGTTTCACAGGATATGCTGGCGGCTCTCAAGATGGGGGCAACCGATTTAGGAAAGCGGATTCGGTTGCTGGCTGCGATCGCATTTTTTCAAGAGAAGCAGCTCTCTTTGGGCAAAGCTGCTGAGCTAGCAGGGTTAAATCGCCTGACGTTTATGGATCTTCTGACTCAACGGGGCATTGTGGTCTTTGACTACGATGAGTCTGCCCTTGCAACCGAGCTGACTAGCATTGCTGGGCTGGTAGACCGTGACTAG
- a CDS encoding Npun_R2479 family HD domain-containing metalloprotein has translation MFNATEILISDFVEKLRIGYHRTYGGQNPDYEDIIAWAGSMALENIANSDALYHNVEHTVLVALVGQEILRGKHIREGGVTCKDWMHFIISLVCHDIGYVKGVCRNDQDRNHLYSTGQGDEMVMLQPGASDASLTPYHVDRGKRFIEERFGINPVIDAKVIKHNIELTRFPVPKEEDHQDTQNFPGLVRAADLIGQLSDPRYLKKIAALFYEFEETGQNQHLGYQHPGDLRANYPTFYWKVVHPYIQDGLRYLSLTQEGKQIIANLYSNVFMVENEQTVIHT, from the coding sequence ATGTTTAACGCTACCGAAATCCTCATCAGTGACTTTGTAGAGAAGCTCCGGATTGGCTACCACCGCACCTACGGCGGTCAAAACCCTGACTACGAAGACATCATTGCCTGGGCGGGCAGCATGGCGCTAGAGAATATCGCCAACAGCGACGCCCTTTACCACAACGTCGAGCACACCGTGCTGGTGGCCCTGGTGGGCCAAGAGATTCTGCGGGGCAAGCACATTCGGGAGGGGGGCGTCACCTGCAAAGACTGGATGCACTTCATCATTTCCCTGGTGTGCCACGACATTGGTTATGTCAAAGGAGTGTGCCGCAACGACCAAGACCGCAACCACCTCTACTCCACTGGCCAGGGCGACGAAATGGTCATGCTCCAGCCTGGGGCCTCCGACGCTTCCCTCACCCCTTACCACGTCGACCGGGGCAAGCGCTTCATCGAAGAGCGGTTTGGCATCAACCCGGTGATCGATGCCAAGGTGATTAAGCACAACATCGAACTGACCCGCTTTCCGGTGCCCAAAGAAGAAGACCACCAGGATACTCAAAACTTCCCTGGGCTGGTGCGAGCGGCAGACTTAATTGGCCAACTTAGCGATCCCCGCTACCTAAAAAAGATTGCTGCCCTGTTTTACGAGTTTGAAGAGACCGGCCAAAACCAGCACCTGGGCTATCAGCACCCCGGCGATCTGCGGGCCAACTACCCCACCTTCTACTGGAAAGTTGTGCATCCCTACATCCAAGACGGGCTGCGTTATCTGTCGCTCACTCAAGAAGGGAAGCAAATTATTGCTAACCTCTATTCAAACGTGTTTATGGTGGAGAACGAGCAAACCG
- a CDS encoding EAL domain-containing protein, producing the protein MSKILIIEDNDSARENINEILELEGFETIAAAHGLQGLELAQQQQPDLIICDVMMPNLDGYEVLKNLSRNQSLASVPFIFLTAKSTQVDFRQGMNLGASDYLTKPFSPAELVQAVRTQLHKQDVFARVYAEKNKLAQLDPATQLPNRLSLNSRLALLADRTQIQDETLTLMVVAVDQFSLLSSALTLAENDDVFKLVAERLQSIAINFNHSSISASVELFRLEHNRFALLFKSTDNSIAALTKVARYITDVLKKPYKLISQTINITASVGIASTQVIDGHEFDASSPDNLAQDAINTLNYQLQNGSQSLGFYRRELTLNAAEKLNIANALHYAIRHGELQAYYQPQVDLETGQVIGVEALMRWHSAQLGDLSPTKFIPVAEEIGVIDEITNWMIWTACKQAKDWQKVMAKPISVSVNLSSLQLGHRKLVDTVAFILNQTGLQPQLLHLEITETAIIEHKEIAIDILRNIKKMGVKIAIDDFGSGYSGLGYLSTLPCNTIKIDRLFIQDIHHHLINQRIVSSLIDMALKLNLGVIAEGAETEEELAYLRSQKCPTVQGFIFAKPMQTEGIVAFVKNCALQAFV; encoded by the coding sequence ATGTCAAAAATCTTAATCATTGAAGATAATGATTCTGCTCGGGAAAACATTAACGAAATCCTTGAGTTAGAAGGATTTGAAACGATTGCTGCTGCCCATGGTCTGCAAGGACTAGAACTGGCTCAGCAGCAGCAGCCCGATCTCATTATCTGCGACGTGATGATGCCTAATTTGGATGGCTACGAGGTGTTAAAAAACTTGAGTAGGAATCAGAGTTTAGCCAGCGTACCCTTCATCTTTCTGACGGCTAAATCTACCCAAGTTGACTTTCGGCAGGGCATGAACCTCGGTGCCAGTGACTATCTAACCAAACCTTTTTCTCCCGCTGAGCTAGTTCAGGCTGTGCGCACTCAGTTGCACAAGCAAGATGTTTTTGCCCGAGTCTATGCCGAAAAGAATAAGCTGGCCCAACTCGACCCCGCTACGCAATTGCCCAATCGGCTCTCGCTTAACTCTAGACTGGCACTGTTAGCCGATCGTACCCAGATCCAGGACGAGACCCTGACCCTGATGGTGGTTGCGGTAGACCAGTTCAGCCTTTTAAGCAGTGCCCTAACCCTAGCTGAAAATGACGATGTCTTCAAACTGGTGGCTGAGCGCTTGCAGTCGATCGCAATCAACTTTAATCACTCCTCAATCTCAGCTTCGGTAGAACTCTTTCGCCTAGAGCACAACCGGTTTGCTCTGTTATTCAAGTCAACCGATAACTCGATTGCGGCTTTAACCAAAGTGGCACGCTACATAACAGATGTCCTGAAGAAACCCTACAAACTGATCAGTCAGACGATCAATATTACAGCCAGTGTTGGCATTGCTTCGACCCAAGTAATTGATGGACATGAGTTCGATGCCTCGTCCCCTGATAATTTGGCTCAAGACGCTATAAATACTCTGAACTATCAGCTGCAAAATGGCAGTCAAAGTCTCGGCTTTTACCGGCGAGAGCTAACGCTCAATGCTGCTGAAAAACTCAATATTGCCAATGCCCTGCACTATGCTATTAGGCATGGCGAGTTGCAGGCCTATTATCAACCCCAGGTTGATCTGGAGACGGGTCAAGTTATTGGTGTAGAGGCGCTGATGCGATGGCACAGTGCTCAATTAGGTGATCTATCACCGACGAAATTTATTCCGGTTGCCGAAGAAATAGGAGTTATTGATGAAATCACTAACTGGATGATCTGGACTGCCTGTAAGCAGGCTAAAGATTGGCAGAAAGTTATGGCCAAGCCTATCAGTGTATCTGTTAACCTCTCGTCGCTACAATTGGGCCATAGAAAGTTGGTTGATACGGTTGCTTTTATCTTAAATCAAACTGGGCTTCAGCCTCAGCTTTTGCATTTAGAGATTACTGAAACCGCAATTATTGAGCACAAAGAAATTGCCATTGATATTTTGCGAAATATCAAAAAAATGGGGGTTAAAATAGCTATTGATGATTTTGGGTCAGGCTACTCTGGGTTAGGCTACTTAAGCACTTTGCCCTGCAACACCATCAAAATTGATCGGCTATTTATTCAGGATATTCATCATCATCTTATCAATCAAAGAATTGTTTCTTCACTGATTGATATGGCCCTTAAGCTCAATTTAGGCGTCATTGCCGAGGGGGCTGAAACCGAAGAAGAACTTGCCTATCTGAGATCTCAAAAATGCCCTACTGTACAGGGTTTTATATTTGCTAAGCCTATGCAGACTGAGGGGATAGTCGCCTTTGTTAAGAACTGTGCTCTACAAGCTTTTGTATAG